The genomic stretch TGATCACCGCCACCGGCATCGAAGGCAGTTTGATCTACGCCCTGTCGGCGCCGATTCGCGAAGCCATCAACCGCGACGGGGCAGCCACCGTGCATATCGACCTGCTTCCGGGCAAGCCGCTGGACAGGGTACAGGCGGCACTGGCCAAGCCCCGGGGCTCACGCTCAATGAGCAAACATCTGCACAGCCACTTGGGGCTCGATGGGGTAAAGGCCGCGCTGTTGCGCGAATTGGCGCCCGCCGAACATTTCAGCGCCCCACAGCAATTGGCTGCCGATATCAAGGCTCTGCCGCTGACCCTGGTGAAAACCCGGCCAATGGATGAAGCGATCAGCACCGCAGGCGGCGTGCCGTTTGAAGCGCTGGATGAGCGCTTGATGTTCAAGCAATTGCCGGGGGTGTTTTGTGCCGGGGAGATGCTGGACTGGGAGGCACCGACCGGCGGCTATTTGCTGACGGGGTGTTTTGCCAGCGGGCGGGCGGCGGGGCGCGGGGTGTTGGAATGGCTAAAGCACCGGTAGGTGCAGTGGGCTCAGGTCCGCCATCGCAGGCAAGCCAGCTCCCACATTTTGAATGTGTTCACAGATCAAAATGTGGGAGCTGGCTTGCCTGCGATGAGGCCCTGATGGGCGCCCAAAAAATTACTTCTTCTTACGCGGCCCGGTATTGAACACCGGCACCTTGCGCACCGGCTTGATCGACGGCTCTGCCGCCACTTCCCCGCTTTCTACCCACTTGCCCAGGTTGCGCTTGCCGCCACCACCCGAGGTCTTGGGCTTCTTCGGCTTTTTCGGCTTCTTCACCACCTGGCCACTGGCATCGGTGTCCGGCACGCGGTGTTCCGGTTCGAAGCCCGCTTCCATGTTGCGGGTCAGGGTTTGGCGGGTCAGCATCTCGATGGCCGAGAGCATGTTCACCTCATCGGCACACACCAGGGAAATCGCCTCACCGGTGTTGCCCGCCCGTCCAGTGCGGCCGATACGGTGGATGTAATCCTCGGCGACAATCGGCAGGTCAAAGTTGACCACCATCGGCAAATCTTCGATATCCAGGCCACGGGCCGCCACATCGGTGGCCACCAGGATCTGCACATCGCTGGCCTTGAAGCGGTCCAGGGCACGTTGGCGCGTAGCTTGTGGCTTATCACCGTGGATGCCGTCGGCATTGATCCCCAGGCCTTGCAGCTTATCTACCAGCGCATCCACGCCATTGCGGGTCTTGGCGAACACCAGCACCTGCTTCCACTTGCCCTTGCGCATCAGGTGCACAAACAGCTCGGCCTTGCGCTTCTTGTCCACCGGCACCACCCACTGCTTGACGGTGTTGGCGGCAACGTTGCGCGGGCTGACTTCGACGCTCAACGGGTCATTGAGCATCTGCCCGGCCAGCAGGCGGATATCATCGGAGAACGTCGCGGAAAACAGCAGGGTCTGGCGCTTTTTCGGCAGCATGCGGTAGATGTTCGCCAACTCTTCCGAGAAGCCCAGGTCGAGCATGCGGTCGGCTTCATCCAGCACCAGGGTTTGCAACTGATTGAGTTTCAGCGCGTTCTGACGGAACAGGTCGATCAGGCGGCCAGGCGTAGCCACCAGCACGTCGACACCCTTGCGCAGCTTCATCATCTGCGGGTTGATGCTGACGCCGCCGTACACCGCGTAGGTGGTCAGCGGCAGGTGTTCGGCGTACTGGGCAACGCTGGCGTGAACCTGTTCGGCCAACTCGCGGGTGGGGCACAGGATCAGCGCGCGCACCGAGTTGGCGGTGACTTTGGGCCCTTCCAGGGTCAGCCGTTGCAGGAGCGGCACGGCAAAGCCTGCGGTCTTGCCGGTGCCGGTCTGGGCCGCAGCCATCAGGTCACGACCGGCCAACACCGCCGGAATGGCTTGCGCCTGCACCGGCGTCGGGGTCTGGTAGCCAAGCGCCTCAAGGGCGCGCAGCAAGGGTTCGATCAGGCCAAGTGTGGCGAAAGTCATGTGTTTACCGTAGGAAAAATTCAGCGCAAGGGCGTAATGCGCGGCAGTTTACCTTATTTCCGGCTTCGGCTTACGCCACTGGGGCAGGCTGATCAACAGCACTGCGCTGATGATCACGAGCATCGCCAGGGCTTCTTCCAGGCCGATGGTCTCGCCGACAAACACAATCCCCAGCAATACCGCCACGGCCGGGTTGACGTAGGCATAGCTGGTGGCCGCAGCTGGGCGCACGTGCTTGAGCAGGTACATATAAGCGTTGAAGGCGATGATCGAGCCAAACACGGTCAGGTAAGCCAGGGCCAGCCAGCCTTCCACCGGGGGCATCGCCTCCAGGTGCTCGCCCTTGAGGGCGCTGCCGATCAACAGCACCACGCCGGCGACCAGCATTTCGGCGGCGCTGGCCATGGCGCCCTGGGGCAACGGCAAGTGCCGGCTCCAGACCGAACCAAACGCCCAGGAAGCGGCGGCGAACAACAGCAGCCCAGCGCCCAGCGGGCTCGACTGCAGGTTGGAGCCCATATTGAGCATGGCGATACCGATCATCCCCAGAATCACCCCGGCCCATTCCAGACGGGTATTACGCGCGCCCCAGAAATAGCCACAGAGCAAGGTAAACAGCGGCACCGTCGCCACGGCCAGCGCGGCGACGCCGGAGGTCACGCCGGTGTGCTCAGCCACACTCACGGCGCCATTGCCGAACGTCAGCAGCAAGATGCCGATCATGCCAGCGGCTTTCCACTGCCCCCAAGTCGGCGCCGGCACCCCGCGCCAGCGCAAGTAGCCATACATCAGCGCCCCCGCCGTACAAAAGCGGATCCCCGCCAGCATCAACGGCGGCCAGTACTCAACGCCAATGCGGATAACCAGGTAGGTAGAGCCCCAGATCACGTACAACGCAAAAAAAGCGGCGATCAACGGTAAGGGAAAACGACGTGGGCCAGGCATGGGCAGCTCTGCGGCAAGACAAGGGATGGCTATTTTAGGAATCCACACCCGTAAACATAAGTTACAAAACCTGTTTAAAGTGCCCATACACTTTTCAAATCATGGTTATCAGGGCTATAAGCCTTGCATTCGAAAGCCCCCTATTGCCAGAGCCTTATTAATGGACAAATACGACCGCATGCTCCTCAGTGCCCTGCTGGAGGATGGCCGCGCCACCTACGCGCAACTGGCCCGCACGGTAAACCTCTCCGCCCCGGCCGTGGCCGAACGCGTGGCCAAGCTGGAAGCCAGTGGTGTGATCACCGGTTACCAGGCCAAGGTGGATCTGTCCAAAGTCGGTTTGCCGATCCAATGCGTGATCGAACTGCGCCTGACCAACCACGGCAGCCAGAAAGTCTACGACGCCCTGGCCGAAATCCCCGAGCTGACCGAATGCCACCGGGTCACCGGCGACCCGTGCGTGATCATGCAGGCGGCGGTGGGTTCGATGCCGGAATTGGAAAACCTGATCAACCGCGTGGCGAAATTCGGCTTCAGCAAGACCTCGATCATCCTGTCGAGCGCCATCGAGCGGCGGGTGCCGCTGGGGCAGTTGGAAGGGAAGAATGGCGGTGCCTGAACCGCTCCCGTCGCCGGCAAGCCCACTCCCACATGTTGATCGTTGTTGCGCTCTGGAGTGAGATCAGAACCCGCGATGTTTCTTCAGGTGATCGGTGATCTTCGCCGCCGGCACTTTCTGCAGGCTGCACAGCAGATCATGGGACAGCTCGCGCAAGCCGTGGGTGTGGCGCAGTTCCTGGGCCAAGTGGGCGGTAAGGTTGGCTGCCATTTGCGCGTCCGCCATTGCCCGGTGAGCCTTGCCGGTGTGGGGCAACTGGGCGTAGGAAGTCAGGGTGCCGAGTTTGTGGTTCGGTGCGCTAGGCATCAACCGGCGTGCCAGGAGCAGTGAGCAGGCAAATTTTTGCAGGCGGGTACGGCGGATCAGGCCCAGTTCAAAGTCCCAGAACTTCTGGTCGAACGCGGCGTTATGGGCCAGCAGCGGTGTGGTGCCGACGAACTCATTGACCTCGTTCATCACCCGCTCTGCCGGCGGTGCGCTGCGCAGCATGGCGTTGCTGATGCCCGTCAGTTGCTCGATAAACCCCGGCACGCGTACGCCGGCGTTCATCAGGCTCTGGTAGCGATCCACGATCTGGCCGTGCTCCAGGATGACCACGGCGATTTCCGTGGCCCGGCAATGGCTGCTCGGCGAGATGCCGGTGGTTTCAAAGTCGATGACCGCTATACGTTCCAAACCTGTTCCAACCCCATTTGAAAATCTATTTGAGCAACAACGCGCCTTCGATGGGCACGTAGCGGCTGGCCGCGCGGATCAACGAGTTGGCCGTGAGCCCCGGCACACCATAGGCCACGGCCTCGACGCCATGCTTATGAATGATGCGCTCGAGCAGCATGTCGAAGTCGCCATCCCCCGAGGCCAGCACCACTTCGTCGACATGGGCGGCGGCGTCCATGATGTCGATGGTGATGCCTACGTCCCAGTCGCCCTTGGCCGAGCCGTCGCTGC from Pseudomonas fluorescens encodes the following:
- a CDS encoding DEAD/DEAH box helicase, with protein sequence MTFATLGLIEPLLRALEALGYQTPTPVQAQAIPAVLAGRDLMAAAQTGTGKTAGFAVPLLQRLTLEGPKVTANSVRALILCPTRELAEQVHASVAQYAEHLPLTTYAVYGGVSINPQMMKLRKGVDVLVATPGRLIDLFRQNALKLNQLQTLVLDEADRMLDLGFSEELANIYRMLPKKRQTLLFSATFSDDIRLLAGQMLNDPLSVEVSPRNVAANTVKQWVVPVDKKRKAELFVHLMRKGKWKQVLVFAKTRNGVDALVDKLQGLGINADGIHGDKPQATRQRALDRFKASDVQILVATDVAARGLDIEDLPMVVNFDLPIVAEDYIHRIGRTGRAGNTGEAISLVCADEVNMLSAIEMLTRQTLTRNMEAGFEPEHRVPDTDASGQVVKKPKKPKKPKTSGGGGKRNLGKWVESGEVAAEPSIKPVRKVPVFNTGPRKKK
- the yedA gene encoding drug/metabolite exporter YedA is translated as MPGPRRFPLPLIAAFFALYVIWGSTYLVIRIGVEYWPPLMLAGIRFCTAGALMYGYLRWRGVPAPTWGQWKAAGMIGILLLTFGNGAVSVAEHTGVTSGVAALAVATVPLFTLLCGYFWGARNTRLEWAGVILGMIGIAMLNMGSNLQSSPLGAGLLLFAAASWAFGSVWSRHLPLPQGAMASAAEMLVAGVVLLIGSALKGEHLEAMPPVEGWLALAYLTVFGSIIAFNAYMYLLKHVRPAAATSYAYVNPAVAVLLGIVFVGETIGLEEALAMLVIISAVLLISLPQWRKPKPEIR
- a CDS encoding Lrp/AsnC family transcriptional regulator; its protein translation is MDKYDRMLLSALLEDGRATYAQLARTVNLSAPAVAERVAKLEASGVITGYQAKVDLSKVGLPIQCVIELRLTNHGSQKVYDALAEIPELTECHRVTGDPCVIMQAAVGSMPELENLINRVAKFGFSKTSIILSSAIERRVPLGQLEGKNGGA
- a CDS encoding PolC-type DNA polymerase III produces the protein MERIAVIDFETTGISPSSHCRATEIAVVILEHGQIVDRYQSLMNAGVRVPGFIEQLTGISNAMLRSAPPAERVMNEVNEFVGTTPLLAHNAAFDQKFWDFELGLIRRTRLQKFACSLLLARRLMPSAPNHKLGTLTSYAQLPHTGKAHRAMADAQMAANLTAHLAQELRHTHGLRELSHDLLCSLQKVPAAKITDHLKKHRGF
- a CDS encoding NYN domain-containing protein, with amino-acid sequence MKKIAVFADVQNLYYTVRQAYGCHFNYAALWADISQRGQIVEAYAYAIDRGDSKQQQFQQILRNLGFTVKLKPYIQRSDGSAKGDWDVGITIDIMDAAAHVDEVVLASGDGDFDMLLERIIHKHGVEAVAYGVPGLTANSLIRAASRYVPIEGALLLK